The Drosophila mauritiana strain mau12 chromosome 2R, ASM438214v1, whole genome shotgun sequence genome has a segment encoding these proteins:
- the LOC117138297 gene encoding uncharacterized protein LOC117138297 — MVIMLFVLLLLFGVTSSWATDYELLLEDPDIFSPCTEGPPGSINIHQAVNLDDIVVDQEGDILHVSGNATVVWDVQPTDRITARLDLFHFNRGNWEPTVFSMATQNFCSIMYDKNQYWYKYWTRFIINRHEVEKKCFRGPDTLLAHEPFDLRLKFENFRGPLLRGRYKIVVLFNALDERNIPRPNPICLEIRGEPLKLR; from the exons ATGGTCATCATGTTATTTGTGCTGCTGCTCTTATTCGGAGTGACCAGTTCCTGGGCCACAGACTACGAATTATTGCTCGAGGATCCGGACATATTTTCGCCGTGCACTGAGGGTCCGCCCGGATCCATCAACATCCACCAGGCAGTCAACTTAGACGATATTGTAGTCGACCAGGAAGGGGATATACTCCACGTATCCGGGAACGCCACCGTCGTGTGGGATGTGCAGCCCACCGATCGGATTACT GCGAGACTTGATTTATTTCACTTCAACCGCGGCAATTGGGAGCCCACTGTCTTTAGCATGGCCACCCAAAACTTTTGCTCCATCATGTACGACAAGAACCAGTATTGGTATAAGTATTGGACAAGGTTTATTATCAATCGCCATGAGGTGGAAAAGAAGTGCTTCAGAGGGCCTGAT ACCCTTCTGGCACACGAGCCCTTCGATCTCAGACTGAAATTTGAGAATTTTCGTGGACCTCTTCTTCGAGGACGTTATAAAATTGTCGTATTGTTTAACGCACTAGACGAGAGGAATATACCGCGCCCAAACCCAATTTGTTTGGAGATCAGAGGAGAACCCCTTAAGTTGCGTTAG
- the LOC117138299 gene encoding uncharacterized protein LOC117138299 translates to MRTLMLFVFGFASSWAADYELLLEDSDIFSPCTEPPPGSIGFHDAFDIGDLVIDQDMDVIHLSESVTSIWDVEPTDRISARFAIMHYSRGSWEPTVFSMATPDFCASMFDENQSWFKYWTKHISNRDEVMEKCFKTRGTVLRHNPFDLQLRLTDIRGATLRGRYKAVVTFEAVDEKDVPRRNSICFEIRGEAEKIN, encoded by the exons ATGAGAACTCTCATGCTGTTCGTATTTGGCTTTGCTAGTTCCTGGGCCGCGGACTACGAGCTGTTGCTGGAGGACTCTGATATCTTCTCACCCTGCACTGAACCGCCGCCCGGATCGATTGGATTCCACGATGCCTTCGACATTGGCGATCTGGTAATCGACCAGGACATGGACGTCATTCACCTGTCCGAGAGTGTCACCTCAATCTGGGATGTGGAGCCCACAGATCGCATATCC GCCAGGTTTGCAATAATGCACTACAGCCGCGGCAGCTGGGAACCAACTGTATTTAGCATGGCCACGCCGGACTTCTGCGCCTCAATGTTTGATGAGAATCAGTCGTGGTTTAAGTACTGGACCAAACACATTTCGAACCGCGACGAGGTGATGGAGAAGTGCTTTAAAACGCGTGGT ACCGTTCTGAGGCACAATCCATTCGATCTGCAGCTGCGTCTAACGGACATTCGTGGTGCAACTCTCAGGGGTCGTTACAAAGCTGTGGTCACCTTTGAGGCTGTCGATGAGAAGGATGTGCCGCGCCGTAATTCCATTTGCTTCGAAATCAGGGGAGAGGCCGAGAAGATAAACTAA